The Nitrospirota bacterium sequence TAACTATTCCAGATATGGGAGAGATGAGCTCGTAAATATCCCCTGTACTTGTGAGAAGCCGTGCAAAGGGTTCTCCAGCCACAAGTGTATCTTTGTCCCTCAGGAAATCAACATACATGAGATTACCAGACAGAAGCCAGTATCTGAGGTCAAACCCTATCTCCCATGTAATCCCTTTCAGGGGTCTTGCCCACGTGCCTTCTTTGTAAAATATGACAGGATTATCCTTGTCTCTCAGTTGAACTACATAATCTCTGAACTCATCAATGAATGCCTTCCTTAATATCCAGCCCCGCTTATCAAAGACCTTCCTCGCAACATTAATCATAAACTCAGGTGTAAAGGGTTTCTCGATATACTCAAATGCACCAAGCCTGATCGATTCCTTAGCGTCCTCAAGGGTGGGATAGCCTGTGATTATGACTACATCTGTATTCGGCTGAATGACCCTTGCCTCTTTAAGTACAACCAATCCATTTATATCAGGTAGCCTTATATCAGAAATCAGGAGGTCAAACTCCTCTTTAGATAATCTCTTTAATGCATCTTCTCCTTTTTCTACAGTTGAGATGGTGTAGCCTTCTGCTCCGAGTATCCTTTTACAGCTCAAACAAACGACAGGATCATCGTCCAAAACGAGTATCTTTCTCTTTTCCATATAGCCCTCCTTTCTTGATAGGGTAAAATCTTAATATATTTTACAGAAAATATACAGCAAAATAAATGACAGATTTAACGAATTAGCCGAGCGACTTTAATCCTTCTTCAATTTCCATTCTGATCGATATAAGTGTGTCTGGTGTATTTATCGGGATTCCTCTTAGCTCTCTCTTTATCTTTCTGGTATCAAAGATATAACTATTATTATCTCTTACATGTTTATAAAGAAAGTCTATCTCTGGATTTGCTGCGATAAGTACTATCAATGTCTCTACCATATTTCCGAGTGGTTTTCTGTCTATATGACTATACTGAAATGTTACGGTGAGGGTTGTTCCTTTAGCCTTTTTTGATTTTATTGCAATATCTCCACCACTTTCCTTCGCTGCTTGAGCAATCAGAGATAGTCCCAGTCCTACTCTACGGGTCTTTCGGGTTGTAAAGAATGGATCAAATACTTTCTTTAATGTCTTATTATCTATTCCTCTACCATTATCCTTTATCTCTATTATAAGTGTGTCCCTCTGTATATCTTCGGTGACGATTACCTCGATTCTGTCTGCACCTGCTTCTATGGAGTTTTCTACAATATCCAGTATATGTAAAGACAGGTCTTCCATCACTCCCCCCATTCAATCCTTCTTCCATCAATACCCTTCAGGGCTGATACTATCTCTGCAACAACAGGCTCTTCGATAAAAAAACTCGTTGTCCTTCTACCAATATCTCTCAGAAAGTGGGCATCGGAGAAAGATACCCATGGGATATGGCTGTAATCTTTGAACAGCGATAAAGCTTTATCTTTATCAATCCTTGGAGATATTTCCAATGCATCCAATTTAAGGTTGTCAGGTATAAAACCTAATTGAGAGATTATACCAAACACCTCTCTGTCTATATGGCTTGCAATAGCAAGTCCTTCTAATGAACGAATGACATCCACAATGTTTTGAACTGAGAGACTGGTTGCACCTATCAGCAATCTCTTATTAAAGTTTAATATTTCATCATTTTCATTTACCACTACCTGATAGCCAGATGCCTCTTCATCGTTTTCCCCATCTGATAGATTTGCATAAACTATCTCCTGCAAAGCCATGACATTCTCTATTCTGTCAAAGAGTGCCAGGATATGCACCTCCTCTGAAGATGTTACCTCCATTCCAGCAATGAGATGTATGTCTTTCTCTCTGGCAACCTTTTTTGTAACTGAGAGATTCTCGGCAGAATTATGGTCGCAGATACCAATAATACTCAATTCCTTTGAAGTGGCTTCTATGACTATTCGGGAAGGCGTCATGTTGAGGTCAGCACAGGGAGAGAGACATGAGTGTATATGTAAGTCGGCTCTGAATTGTTTTAGCATTAGATGAAATTCTAAATTCCAAATCCCAAATTACAAATAAATCTCAATGACCGAAATTTCAATAACCAAAACA is a genomic window containing:
- a CDS encoding PHP domain-containing protein, with protein sequence MLKQFRADLHIHSCLSPCADLNMTPSRIVIEATSKELSIIGICDHNSAENLSVTKKVAREKDIHLIAGMEVTSSEEVHILALFDRIENVMALQEIVYANLSDGENDEEASGYQVVVNENDEILNFNKRLLIGATSLSVQNIVDVIRSLEGLAIASHIDREVFGIISQLGFIPDNLKLDALEISPRIDKDKALSLFKDYSHIPWVSFSDAHFLRDIGRRTTSFFIEEPVVAEIVSALKGIDGRRIEWGE
- a CDS encoding ATP-binding protein, with translation MEDLSLHILDIVENSIEAGADRIEVIVTEDIQRDTLIIEIKDNGRGIDNKTLKKVFDPFFTTRKTRRVGLGLSLIAQAAKESGGDIAIKSKKAKGTTLTVTFQYSHIDRKPLGNMVETLIVLIAANPEIDFLYKHVRDNNSYIFDTRKIKRELRGIPINTPDTLISIRMEIEEGLKSLG
- a CDS encoding response regulator → MEKRKILVLDDDPVVCLSCKRILGAEGYTISTVEKGEDALKRLSKEEFDLLISDIRLPDINGLVVLKEARVIQPNTDVVIITGYPTLEDAKESIRLGAFEYIEKPFTPEFMINVARKVFDKRGWILRKAFIDEFRDYVVQLRDKDNPVIFYKEGTWARPLKGITWEIGFDLRYWLLSGNLMYVDFLRDKDTLVAGEPFARLLTSTGDIYELISPISGIVKEINTQANNVMCSLVKEHLGEGWLLWLTRIDVTEMK